In Anopheles gambiae chromosome 2, idAnoGambNW_F1_1, whole genome shotgun sequence, a single window of DNA contains:
- the LOC1281329 gene encoding coiled-coil domain-containing protein 137, with amino-acid sequence MGRFGPTHRKIPVPKRHGVRDPLKRLAEKEASIKDKINNPPKEHDVQEVSNRFKRFMAMANEASQPNQKTSRSKQKSKLRIGSTVIEKRPRESEEAFLNRVGRVQEDREVEARIGTKFGVEVEHDDKSGAIRVVKRKGIEVDGMLQKISDESSGKTSAKKSKAADAAKTRKAQLAEQKALKKQKALERRREEEDLLLKEFQYERVPFGEVVKEPPSLHTLPRRATREGAPRPGSKSLLLSSLLGQKQAEEEEPVLKKSSKKKEKETKVDLKGKRKKLPIAARMKIEREQQNVIEMYRQLKKKVKQ; translated from the exons ATGGGACGATTCGGGCCAACGCATCGTAAAATCCCAGTTCCAAAGCGGCATGGTGTTCGTGATCCGCTTAAACGGCTCGCCGAGAAGGAAGCTTC CATCAAAGATAAGATAAATAATCCACCGAAGGAGCACGATGTGCAAGAAGTGTCGAACCGTTTCAAGCGCTTCATGGCCATGGCCAAtgaagccagccagccaaatCAAAAGACCAGCCGTTCAAAGCAAAAGTCAAAACTGCGCATAGGCAGCACGGTAATCGAAAAGCGTCCCCGGGAATCGGAGGAGGCGTTCCTGAACCGTGTCGGAAGGGTGCAGGAGGACCGCGAGGTAGAGGCCCGGATTGGTACCAAATTTGGCGTGGAGGTGGAACACGATGACAAATCCGGTGCAATTCGTGTAGTTAAACGGAAGGGCATCGAGGTGGATGGTATGTTGCAAAAAATAAGCGATGAAAGCTCGGGCAAGACTAGCGCGAAGAAAAGTAAGGCGGCCGATGCTGCCAAAACGCGCAAAGCGCAGTTAGCGGAACAGAAGGCACTGAAGAAGCAGAAAGCGCTAGAACGACGGCGAGAGGAGGAAGATCTGCTGCTGAAAGAGTTCCAGTACGAACGGGTGCCGTTCGGCGAGGTAGTCAAGGAACCGCCATCACTGCACACGCTACCCCGGCGAGCCACCAGGGAAGGTGCACCACGG CCTGGAAGCAAAAGTCTGCTGCTTAGCTCATTGCTTGGACAAAAGCAAGCGGAGGAAGAGGAGCCGGTGCTGAAGAAATCGtccaaaaagaaggaaaaagaaacgaaagtAGATCTCAAAGGAAAGCGCAAGAAGCTACCGATCGCGGCGAGAATGAAGATTGAACGGGAGCAGCAAAATGTCATAGAAATGTACCGGCAGTTGAAGAAGAAagtgaagcaataa
- the LOC5667537 gene encoding methionine synthase reductase, with protein sequence MSTEVLLEFEGKKLTLPALPSSYIVLEENTDHAPLPVAHLQAHVTQPFGASNVLEACVSNLTTIVEGEDVKTVHDLTLSYPPDTGHRHWPGDTIGILSYNTDADVEFLLARLNLLSKGDVVWKVGIDKKTTKKAAKVPAFVPAVVSYRRLIKECLDLHAVPKKLLIRSLTPFTTDDDDRRFLEILCSKEGNAAYEQTVQKGKGIISLLQLVPSCRPTVALLIEHLPRLMPRPYSIANAYREGASPTTVRFIFSHNAENPGITTSHLRALGKGATVHFYFRQSSAFVYEQRDLRRNIIMVGTGTGMSPYLSFLQLRADARARGETLGRAELIVGFRYRDRGYLCKAEVEEYLETGALDACYEAFSRDPNARHKYVQSQMKENGTKIVENIHNPHATLYVCGDSKVLLPQITETVIDILAEAPGAEDRDAIKTLIGRLKKEGKYREDVWL encoded by the exons ATGTCTACGGAAGTTTTGCTAgaatttgaaggaaaaaagttAACGCTACCCGCTCTACCATCCAGTTACATCGTCCTGGAAGAAAATACA GACCATGCCCCACTGCCGGTAGCTCACCTGCAGGCGCATGTGACTCAACCATTTGGAGCGAGCAATGTTCTGGAAGCTTGTGTTTCTAATCTCACGACCATTGTTGAAGGTGAAGATGTGAAAACTGTGCACGATTTAACATTAAGCTATCCGCCTGACACAGGCCATCGACATTGGCCGGGTGACACGATAGGAATTTTATCCTACAACACGGATGCCGACGTCGAGTTCCTGCTTGCCCGGTTGAATCTGCTGTCCAAAGGTGATGTCGTTTGGAAAGTAGGTATCGACAAAAAGACAACTAAAAAAGCTGCCAAGGTTCCGGCGTTTGTGCCTGCTGTAGTCAGTTATCGACGGCTGATAAAGGAGTGTTTGGATCTGCATGCAGTTCCCAAGAAG CTTCTGATTCGTTCGCTAACACCATTCActaccgacgacgacgatcgcCGCTTTCTGGAAATTTTATGCTCCAAAGAGGGAAACGCTGCATACGAGCAGACCGTTCAGAAGGGAAAAGGAATCATCTCACTGCTTCAACTAGTGCCGTCCTGTCGTCCAACGGTCGCATTGCTAATAGAGCACCTTCCAAGGCTCATGCCACGACCCTACTCGATAGCCAATGCTTACCGCGAGGGGGCCAGCCCAACAACTGTACGATTTATCTTCTCGCACAATGCAGAAAATCCCGGCATTACCACCTCGCACCTAAGAGCGTTAGGTAAAGGAGCGACGGTACACTTCTACTTCCGCCAGAGCAGTGCCTTTGTCTACGAGCAGCGCGATCTAAGGCGAAACATTATAATGGTAGGAACCGGCACGGGAATGTCACCGTATCTGTCCTTCCTTCAGCTGCGTGCAGACGCCCGCGCCCGAGGCGAAACGCTTGGTCGAGCCGAATTGATCGTGGGATTTCGCTATCGAGACCGTGGCTACCTCTGCAAGGCTGAAGTGGAAGAGTATCTGGAAACGGGCGCGCTGGACGCGTGCTACGAAGCTTTTTCACGCGATCCCAACGCACGGCATAAGTATGTGCAAAGTCAGATGAAGGAAAATGGTACGAAAATTGTTGAAAACATCCACAATCCACACGCGACGCTGTACGTGTGCGGCGATTCGAAGGTTCTTTTGCCGCAGATAACGGAAACCGTGATCGACATCCTTGCCGAAGCACCGGGAGCAGAGGACAGGGATGCGATCAAGACATTGATTGGCAGGCTAAAGAAGGAGGGTAAATATCGCGAAGATGTTTGGCTGTGA